One genomic region from Lepidochelys kempii isolate rLepKem1 chromosome 19, rLepKem1.hap2, whole genome shotgun sequence encodes:
- the LOC140900376 gene encoding trophoblast glycoprotein-like codes for MSLLEPPPASLGSWALLLLSLLLAPLACQACPAPCECSEPARTVKCVLKELKAVPAEIPRYTRNLFITSNQIALISSQDFQGLPNLVTLSLANNRISAVESQAFSALPSLRYLDLSNNRLATIHPDAFSSRNNSIRELNLSRSFYNSSAIRPVAAAIVQGGFRSLSKLELTNNEIVYLPLGMFSSLRSLRHLDLRNNSLVDIKNSTFAGLHLEHLDLTLNALKTLRIEALAELGRQLRLRLFLRDNPFVCNCDIEDLVSWLNQSQQVADMEKLVCVFPRHLQNTSLLDLAGAELGCHSSQHSKNTLQTSYVFLGIVLGIIGMVFLFVLYLNRRGIKTWVNSTRDACRDFMEEYRYHYEIDSDPRVTQVATLDI; via the exons ATGTCCCTCCTGGAGCCCCcccctgccagtctggggtcctggGCGCTCCTGCTCCTGAGCCTTCTCCTTGCCCCGCTTGCCTGCCAGGCTTGCCCAGCCCCCTGCGAGTGTTCGGAACCAGCCCGGACTGTCAAGTgtgtcctgaaggagctgaaagctgTTCCAGCTGAGATCCCCAGGTACACCCGCAACCTCTTCATCACCAGCAACCAGATCGCTCTCATCAGCAGCCAGGACTTCCAGGGGCTGCCCAACCTGGTCACGCTCTCCCTGGCCAACAACAG gaTCAGCGCTGTGGAGTCCCAGgccttctctgccctccccagccTGCGTTACCTGGACTTGAGCAATAACCGCTTGGCTACCATCCATCCTGACGCTTTCAGCTCCAGGAACAACTCCATCCGGGAGCTGAACCTGAGCCGCTCGTTCTACAACTCCTCCGCCATCCGGCCTGTGGCAGCTGCCATAGTCCAGGGCGGCTTCCGGAGCCTCTCCAAGCTGGAGCTGACCAACAATGAGATAGTCTACCTGCCGCTGGGCATGTTCTCCAGCCTCCGCAGCCTCCGGCACCTGGACTTGAGGAACAACTCCCTGGTGGACATCAAGAACTCCACCTTTGCTGGCCTCCACCTCGAGCACCTCGACTTGACCTTGAACGCCCTCAAGACCCTGCGGATCGAGGcgctggctgagctggggaggcAGCTGCGCCTTCGCCTCTTCCTGCGGGACAATCCTTTTGTGTGCAACTGCGACATCGAGGACCTGGTGAGCTGGCTGAATCAGAGCCAGCAGGTGGCCGACATGGAGAAACTGGTCTGTGTCTTCCCCCGGCACCTCCAGAACACATCCCTGTTGGACCTGgccggggcagagctgggctgccaCTCCAGCCAGCACAGCAAGAACACTCTGCAGACCTCCTACGTCTTCCTGGGCATCGTTCTGGGCATCATCGGTATGGTCTTCCTCTTCGTGCTCTACCTGAACCGCAGGGGCATCAAGACGTGGGTGAACAGCACGCGGGATGCCTGCCGCGACTTCATGGAGGAGTATCGCTATCATTACGAGATTGACTCCGACCCCCGCGTCACCCAGGTCGCCACCTTGGACATATGA